ATATTCATCTCTCAGTCTCAGCTCCAAATTtccctttgttttttaatttttttttcaattattttcgtGGGGTTTTTTTATTGGTTGCTGTACGGTGGTTGGGAAGATGATGAGGGCGTGCGAGTTGTGTAAAGGAGTGGCGCGGATGCACTGCGAGTCGGACCAGGCGAGCTTGTGCTGGGACTGCGACGCCAAGGTTCACTCCGCCAACTTCCTGGTGGCCCGGCATTCCAGGAATTTGCTGTGCCACGTGTGCCAGTCGCCGACGCGGTGGGCCGCCTCCGGCTCTAAGCTGGGGCCCACAGTCTCCGTCTGCCAGCGATGCGTTAGACATGATGAACCCggtgaagaagatgaagaagaggcGCCGGAGGAGGAGGAAGCGGACGAGGAGGAGTTGGAGGAGAATCAGGTGGTGCCGTGGCCGTCGCCATCGCCGCCTCCGTCGGAGGAAAGTTACTCGAGTGGTGACGAGCCCGTGGGCGGCGGCGTGGTGGCGGTCTCGAGGGAACTCTGCAGGCTTGAGACTGCTTCTGCAAATCATCCTTGCGatgtatgaatataatttCCACACTTTTTctgttcattttctttgttttttctaaatctttttcagaatttctctcttttttttttcttttacgaggaaaaatggaagaacacaaacgttctttaattaatttatttaaccagattttggttttattttcaccattatttCCCCTCAGCATGACGAAGTATGAAGATTTTTAGGTGGGATACTGAAGGGTCACGATTTTGTTCTGCAATGGCGGGACGATCGTGGCTGCTCATCATCTCATTTTCGGGCTTAGCCGTTGATCTTGCAGACTTTTCTtgatactaaaaaaatagtttaattacatttattattgtttttgtggATAGAATTTGGGCTGATGACAGTGAAAACACTATAGCTGCAAagttttcttgaataaaaaagaaaggtctTAAACTTTTATAATAGACACTATCTGTTAAGGTCATGAGGTTCGGATTTTTTGACCATATGGCATAAATCTTATGAGAAATTTTGGTTTGGATCAGATTTTATCGAACCAAATTAATATGGAGTTTATCGaaccaaattttcagaaatctTATgataatatgtattttatcgaaccaaattattcattttaataatagatTGTTATGctgttatttattatattttgtttttagtttaatgaatatttctttttagtgtATAAAAGTTGtaacatttaattaatgaatctCAATCATTagatctaaatatataaaagattacgtgcataaatttaattaattttgaatatatattatatgtacaattataaaatattatcaaaagaCTAAATGTAAGTAAATGTAATAAACTTAGCCCCTTCTCCCACCTCCACCACCATATCCTTTGCAAAAGGGGCTACAACAATGCCATCGCCCCCAAATCTAGGCGACGAAAAGTATTCTCTAAGCAACCACACTGTTCTCATCGAGGTCTGCGATATGCGATGTAATGATTGCCCGGATATTACAGacgtgttctttttttttcgcAGCGGAATGtaattctcatatatttttcgttTGTGCGGCGTCTAAGATTACTCTTAATCTTCGACTAGCCTTCACATATATCAGAGTATAGCGACAGTCCGTCGCCTGTCCTCGACACTGAAACTCGCTAGCGCGACATCTGAACACCTCCCTGCACGGACCCCCATGGACGGCTAGAACTCGATAGCGCATCCCATGAGTTGGATCACAAGGTCTTGGAATGTTTGTCTTGACCACCCATTCACACGAGAGGCATTGTCCCTGATATCTCGCAGCCCGTGAGGCAATCTTGCGCGTCACATGGAGCCTCTCGACCGTATCGGCGCCCAGCGTAGGCCATCCTGATCCTACGCTGCCCATCAGGTTTCCAAGCCCTTTGGGGACTCTAGCGCTCCTTGTTGAGCTGCCTAGAGCAGGCTCTTGAAGGCCCCCATCATGCCCCCAAGAGATGCACATTTAGTGCAAACGTTTTCTCAAGCTACTGCCATCGTGCACGGGGAGGGCTGGCTGGAGCTCACCACTGCATGCCCCTCTTATAATAggtttaagaaaataatctctTGTTCCAAGAGTAGAACACTGAAAGGGCCGAGGAGTGCACTTTTTCAGCATCTCCTTCGACCGACATCCAAATCATGTCCCGCTTGAACCGTAGCGTAGCCTACTACTTGCACATCATAACGATAGAGTTTCAGCCTCATCCGATCATCCATGACTGAGGAATTGTCTCCACACTACTCTGAAACTACAGTCTCGCCTCTACACTGGCAGACTCTAACATCATCGTCGTTCCTATCGGAACGGAACCATCTACGTCTGAAACATCTTGGAGGTGCTCCCAACACTCCAAGGATCTCGCCATTGAAACAGTATTGCAAATATCCAAGGATAAAGCACTCTGCTCGAAGACCATTTGCACACCAGCGTGTTGGCCGGCATCCCCTAGCCGCCCGTACGTCCTCCACAAGTCACTGCCGACTGTCTAGCCCAAGGTGCGGCCAGTGACACTCTCCCCCACTCGATCTGTTAATGTCCTCGTCAACACATAACGAAGGATTGAGGTGTATACAGTGCCCAATACTTTTTCTCAGTATCACGCGACACCTGACCGACCTCCTGCTCTTTCGAGCGCTCCAGTTGTGAAGTGCCTCTTTAGCACAGTTGTCTCCTCATAAACGGTGCTAAGCTCCCCCACAAAACATAGTGTCTCTGATGCACTCATTCAATACTGAAACTCAAAGCCAAAGTCTGCGCCTCtctctacactctcttcccAAGGTGGCGGGTAGCTCTCAACAAACAGTGCCTCAGATGTACTGCATGATCGTCTCAAGTTGGAAGTCTGTGTACTCGTCTACACTCTCTTCCCCAATATCGCTCACATTAGAAGTCTGTACCTTTCTCCACACTCTCTTCTCAATGTAGCCTGCTGAAGTCGGAAGCCTGTGCCTAGCTCTACACTCTCTACCCGACTGTTGCTCACTGAAGTTGGAAGTCTGTGCCTGgctctacactctcttcccAACTTTCTCAACTGTGCTCCAAGTCTTATCAAGTGCGCCTCTAAAATCTCCGATGTCCCTCAGGACAGTGCCTCAAATACACCCGAATTGATCTGGAACGAAAGGAGTGTCTGATGTTCCTCAAAATTGTGCCTCATATACACCCGAATTGATCTGGAACGTGCGAAGTGTGGAGTCTGTGCGCACGCTTCGCACTCTCTCCCCCACTCGATGTGTTGCCGTCCTCGGCAAACACGCAAACCCGCCTCTGCGGTAGACTACACTTAAACATTTGCAAACACATAGGTCGGATGCCCAACTGTCGGAACCACGCTGCTCGTGGACCTAACGTCTCTCAAAATGGTTCTCACTCAACCCAACACGAAAATGGGGCCTCAGCCCTCAATCTGGCCGACAACCAAGCTCAAGTCCTAGCTCGACCACAAAACTCAATCTCATGTCTTGGCTCGAGCGCTTGACTGCAACTGCAAGGATATGATTTATGAATCCCCATCCCGCAGCAAAACTCAAACGCAAGTCCCGCATCGGTCCGATCACTAACAAGGTTGGGGTTTCTGTCTCCCCAGCCCGGCCGTAACATCAAGTTCAAATCTGGCGAGCAAAAATCAAACTCGAGTCTCAACCCGAGCGCACCATGCTGCTCATGGCGTCAATAGAGCCTGCTGCTCCCCTCGAATTTTGATATGGTAGGCCCCCTCGGAAATCTTAGACCAAGGAACAGGGTGTCAGAATCCCGTCGAGGAACCTTCTCAATTCAACTCAAACTCGTGCTCTTGATAAACACCCAACACACTGATTAGTGGGCTGCTCCCACTCAAGCTCCGGACAAGTTACCTTTATCACATAACGGATGTCTATGCTTCTTGGTTTTTGAAGCATATCGTTTTTCTCTCTAGACGCACCCTCATCTACCATAATAGCACTTCATCCCATAACTCTGCTCGGCCACATACGGCTCGCACTGAACTGCCCACAAAGGAAGGGGTCTCAAAGTCCACTCCTCGCAACCCCAAGGGTGGCTTGTTCCACACACCTTATGTGCAGCTGTGCTTCGGCACCTGAATGATGCGATGATCGTTAAGGATAAGTATGTGATACCTACTAAATATGTGATTAAGGTCCTTACTGTCCTGAATAGCCCAAATTTTCCCCTTAAGGCCttcctctatttttctttagcCCAGCTAGAGGTTGCTTTACGTTTTcctttgtttgatttttttttgttgacgTTTCTGCACTTCCCAAAGTTCCCCTGAATAAGTTGATTGGaaggttttatattttagcaaaaaaactAGGAGAAATTCCATCCACTGCTCAATTTTTGCTCCTTTTTCCTGTTGAAAAAGGCAAGTGTTGGCTTGTTCTCACTGCCTGAGGGGATGTGatggttaaatattttttgctgGAGAGAAAATTGATTTGTCTTTCAGCTTGGGACCATTTttggagtaaatataattacattcgagagaaaaaataaatcttgaagaaaattagggcAAAAAAATACCGATTTATCTCTTctctcacaaaaattgaatcctATTCTTTCCACATTTCTATAAGTTGAAGCCAAGTAGAAGAAATGCAAAGAATCATGTCTTCCACAAGTGAATCATGTAGGACAGATGAGGTACTCATATACTACTATTGAAAAAAGGgctaatttttcctccaataaaaaatatttaattgcaaCATGCTTGACACGTGACCTGCATCATTAAAATTGTAGATGAAAAAGTGCACGAAGatcaaaagtgctaatttttgtaagttatgagactaaaagtgctaatccAATAAtgaatgagaccaaaagtgacaTGTGCAtaacttatgggactaaaaattttatttccccTAGAAGGGAGCTTCCCTTGTGGGGTTGAGTAAATGTATCTAAACACATTTCAACTCTGTCatacaacaatatatatatatgtacactaCAACTCTCCCAACTTCTCTCCCACATATTCTCTTGCTCTTTTTAATCTAGGATCAAAAGTAGAGTTGCAGAGAATTTTGATAAAGACAATACACTAACTCATAGTATAGTTCTCTTTGATCTTCTTCTAAaaggattttgattttttttagtaatgaGATCAAATCGTTCTTCCCTCTTTGTGGTATGGATCATCTCTAGATGGTTTTTAGTTTGGAGCCTAGGGTGAACAAATTGGAGGTACACTTTGCCGGTTGAAGCAAAACACAAAGAGGTAATAATCATTAACGTTATTTATTTCggtttgttcatttatatattctatagCCTCGTGTATATGgatatttcttttgttgtaatCCTCATACTACATTGAGCACTCGGATATAAGCAAGGAAagatctaaattttaattataattatttctctcTATTTTAATGCCTTTTCATGCTTCTGCTGCACATTCCTAAAGTGATCCACTCCTTTCATATGAGTAAATTGTCTAGAAGAATACAAGAAGTCTCTGGATTTCTAGAGCTTGCTAGCTGGTaatgctttaaaatattactatcaTAGGTTCAGGAGTTGTGCCTTGCAATTCATAGTGTTGGCTCTAGAAGGCATTTCCCTCTCCTTCCTGGACATAAATGTTGGGCTGACAAATGCTCCTGAGCCAGAAAGGACATTCCTCTTGAACTGCCAGAAAGTCTGCTACGTGCGTGGCTGGAGATTGTGCCAGGGACTGATCAAGTGATAGAGGATTCCATTCCCTTTAGGACAAAGTTTCCTGCTGGAGGTGGTGATGAGGACGTTCTCCTCCTACTAATAAATGAGCACTGCTCTTCTTCTacacaaacaaacaatttAGTTTTTAGATACCTCCTGTGACAGGTTTTGGATATATAGGGGTGTAGGCTTGAATATTTTTGGTTCACTGACATATAGATGCCCTATATTCTATCCCCTCCCCCCTCATTCTTTCTACAAAtggtttataatatattttttgttttagttaatTGCTATTAGGTCTTGGCATGCTTCCTTTCAGGTGGACTGTTGGAGGTATATGAATGAATATGCTTATTGTTCCTGCAAGGAAGGATTATAGAATATTGGGGATATCCCAGTGTTATAGCTATAATGAACAAACATTAATTGTTTTTCCTACAAGTGGTTAGTAATAGAAATGCAAGGGAAACTTTGAATCTTATTGTACCAACAAGTCTAGGTCATACTCGTTGTTAGTACCTGGTATATATGCTCCCTTCCTCCTGATAGGGCTTGTTCGTCACCATCCTCTTGCTATCATCAAGGTCGGTTAGGTCTATTTTAGAACCTCTTTACATATAAGCAATGCATAATTATCCGTGTCCAGTAAAGATAGACCATGACCCACTACACCATTGAATAAAAAAGTGAAACAATACTAGAAAATAGAATAGTAATCCATATAACGGGTAAGTGTTTGTAAACCTTAAATGGAAAATCAAGTAAATGTCCCTACTTAAAAAGACAACTTTATTAAAGTTCTAGGGCTCATAGCCGATAGAAAAAAATGAGCAATAATGCGTGCACCAACTGAGGGCGGCTTATTGGCTCGAAGCTAGCAAGAAATGTGTGCTAGCTGAGGGTAGGTTATTAGGGCTCAAAAGTCAGCAAGAATGCGTGCACCAACTTAGGGCAGCTTATTAGATTAGCAAGGCTCTTAACTTTGTtaacaatacaaaattaacaaGGGAAAAGAAAACTGTTTATGTTCTAGAATGAATGCCCTTAGCAAGTAAAAGTAGTAAAATCATAAGCAAGAGCAAGGTTTTTAGAATAAAACTTGAGGTTGTAACCATTCCATGGTCGGGAGAGCTTCATGTCATTTGTTTCTTCTAGCTTATATGCTTCGAACTTAATAATTCAGGTTATTTTGTAAAGGCTCTCCAAGTTTGGGGCTAGGTTTTAGAGCACTAACTTGCCTTAGCACAAGATCAACTACCTGGAATTCCCTCCTTCTCACCCTTTTGTTATAAGCGTTCAACACCTTTGCTTGTATTTTCCAATGCGGGTTAAAGCATCTTTTTGAACCTCATCTATTAGGTCTAGGTTAGCACGCAACAAGATGTTGTTACCATCCTGTTCATAATGCTGGACTCTGATGGTTTCTAGCCCTGTTTCAGTAGGGATAACGACTTCTGAACCGTAGACCAAGTTGAAAGAACTTTCTCCTATGTTGCCCTCCTGCTTGCACAAGCTTGGTTTTGATGTCTTATACGAATACCGTATTTGTGACCTCCACTCGCCCATTAGCTTGGGGGTAGGCTCTCGAGAAAAATTGTTGTTGGATGCCTTCGTCGGCTCACTAGTCCTTAATTTTTCAACCTTGAAACCGATGATCATTGTCAAACATAATTTCACGAGGTAAGCCATACTTGAagactatattttttaaaaggaattTGAGCACTTCATTTTCAGTGATTTTGGTAAGAGGCTCGGCCTCTACCACTTGATGAAGTAGTTCACTACTACCAGCATGCAAATGAATAAATGGTGCCTGCTTTTGGCATTGCTTGTACTTCTTTACCAGTCCACCATGTCTTTCTTAAGGGTAGGCCATCCAGCTTGTAGGATCTTTCCTACTAGGGCCATCCCACCAgtgtaatatttcaattaatttgcGTGCAATCTGAAAACTAAAACCcattacaagaaaatggttcataagcaacaaaaataaaattagtgtccagctaattagcaagtaaaattatcattgctaatctaaattatttaatacgataaatttacttgctaatgaatttagcaaCTAAAATTCACTTGCTAAcgaatagtttaaaataaatattaaattaataatgcagATTAGCAACGAAGATTTATTGAGTCAGTTTCTTGTAGTGAACTCGCGACCTACCtagaaaggaaaaatgttATAGTTGGTTCCTTAAATTTGTGTTTGGAGTCACCTTAATTGATCTTCTCTATCTCTTCTCATAGCATTAGGGGGTGGGGGGCTACAATATTTCTCCCGCCTAAAATAAGGaccaataatatattttctaaattcaagGGGTTAAAGTGAGAAAAAGTGTAAAAGTTTCAACCGACCAGATTTTCTTCAGAAAGATTATTGAAACACCTATCAAGTTTAAGGACATGCTAGGAAGATGAACAATTAAAgtgattataaatacaaaattatgggATCAACTATGATATTTGTAACTGACTAACAGTTCTAATAACCTTCTTTAAAGTTAGAGCTTAATTAACCCCGACCAATTGCCATCGCTATCCACAATGTGAACCTGCACATCAGCATCACACCCTGGTGCATCAACCTAGCTATCTCTCCATTGTGCCTTTGTTATACCTGGTTTTGGACCACATTACCAAGTGCCTTGCCCCTTCCCCTATACACCACAAAAATGGAGCAACTTGTAGCTCCAAATGTTTGATGAACTTTCGGGAAGTTGCAAGTGTTTGAAGTACATAGAAGTTTGAAATGTCTAGTTAGGCATGGTTTTAAGATGGAGTATGTGATATGCCACTGCCATGATAGTTGAAGCAACAATTTACAAAGTAGATAAATTACTACAATCACGTTGTCTTTTAAATCTAAGTGTATATGTTTTTTGAATGCGGAAATCGTATTTTTCGTGCTATAAGTTAGGTcctttacatttttaatataatttttataggaTTCTCAAAAATTATCCcataacttcaaaaaattctcaattaacATTAACTACAAACttgatagaaaaaaataaatagcaagtCACGTGGCCGTCTCCCTCAATTTGAGAAAGATAACGACCACGTGAGTTCCATGCAAGATGACTGAAAATGAGACCTTTAACAAGTTATGAAactattttcaagaattccgTAAACAATGAGATCGAAAATATACTATAACTAAGTTCTAGAAtgcaaaatgcaattttcgtTTTGCATATAGACATAAGACATAAGAACAACACTGTATGTAAAGAACCATAAATAGAGAGATTATGAAACAACAAAAGTCTGCCATAGAACAGTATATATCCAAGCAGCAACAAGTTTctcagatatatatatatatataaaagaagaaagtaaGACAAAAATGGCTGCCTCAAGATCTACCCCAAAACACATttcaggaaaaagaaaaagaaaagaagaaacaaaatattctCTTTGGTTCTATCTGCAACTATTGGCTTCACTGGCACtgcaaagaaaatgaatttagaTGCTTCATTAGTTGTACACATAATTTTGCTAACACCACTTACATGTTAACATAAATGTGAATTTCACACTACATCaatcaacaaaaaagtaattaagcaattttttttgcaaaatgaCTAGAGCATTAAAACAAAGTCATGAGGATGATAAACCATGTTCCAGGCATTACTTAGACAGATGACCAAGAAGTGTGTATTATGGATATGTTGAGAATCCAATGATTCTAATTTCCAGTCATTTTTAGTAGAAGAAGAGGAAAGTTACTATTATGAAGTACGAAGCATTAAGAATGGCAAGATAAATATGTATCTTATTGTTAGTTGTTTAACAAGCTCCCTAGCTACAAAGCAGAACCAAGACTTTCTATCGACATTGTTAGAACAAGATGAATGTGTATCTTATTGTTCTGCCTACAAGATCTGTaagtacatattttaatttgtttgtgaATATTATCATAGAATCAACTGTATATATGTCTTGTTCACAAGAGATGCCAACGCACCAGCCTGATCACAAAGCCAAGGCTCGACTATAAGAGGAAAACAAAAGGAGGGTGTAAGTTCATCGTAGTGATAATGACGATGTGTTTTCACACTTTATTTCAATCATTAATTCTATAACAGGAAACATTTATAAATCCACCAAACACTTCAACATTTACTAGAGCAAATGAGCCAGTAATGTCCCCAACTCCACTTTCTGTCGAGGAACTAGAGACAAGGAGGCAAGGACAAGCATCAGTGTGTCACTTTGAAGTTCGGCTTCAAAAAAAGAGGCAGGGA
This genomic stretch from Sesamum indicum cultivar Zhongzhi No. 13 linkage group LG16, S_indicum_v1.0, whole genome shotgun sequence harbors:
- the LOC105178529 gene encoding B-box domain protein 31-like; translation: MMRACELCKGVARMHCESDQASLCWDCDAKVHSANFLVARHSRNLLCHVCQSPTRWAASGSKLGPTVSVCQRCVRHDEPGEEDEEEAPEEEEADEEELEENQVVPWPSPSPPPSEESYSSGDEPVGGGVVAVSRELCRLETASANHPCDV